In the Ignisphaera sp. genome, one interval contains:
- the purT gene encoding formate-dependent phosphoribosylglycinamide formyltransferase produces the protein MGYRKREYLSTPLFGESIKIMLLGGGELGKEIAIEAQRLGVEVVVVDRYDWAPAMHVAHRRYVIDMLNANAVKAVAEREKPDVIVPEIEAISYEALEDLESRGFFVVPNANAVRIAMNRIELRRFAAEKLGLPTTKYAFAESPDEAVEACDKVGYPCLLKPEMSSSGHGHVKISEPNPKLVREAYEYAVRHSRGKSRRVIAEEFVQLETEFTILAYRFVGDNGVVTESCEPVEHWRYGKYHYIESWQPSQKPVNVLDKAREIGIRVAEGLGGLGIFGVEVFLTKDGRILFSEVAPRPHDTGMVTMASQELSEFAIHVRAVLGLPVPRPRILIPAASIAIYAETDNMWAPRIAGVYEAMKIEGVDVRLFGKPFTYRDRRMAVILARGRSVEEALEKARKAASYIAIV, from the coding sequence ATGGGGTATAGGAAGAGAGAATATTTGTCTACACCACTGTTTGGAGAGTCTATAAAGATTATGCTTTTGGGTGGAGGAGAACTAGGCAAGGAGATAGCTATAGAGGCGCAGAGACTTGGTGTAGAGGTGGTTGTTGTTGATAGATACGACTGGGCACCAGCAATGCATGTTGCCCACAGAAGATATGTTATAGATATGCTAAACGCTAATGCTGTTAAAGCTGTTGCCGAAAGAGAGAAGCCAGATGTTATAGTACCCGAGATAGAAGCTATATCGTATGAGGCTCTAGAGGATCTAGAGTCCAGAGGGTTCTTCGTAGTCCCCAATGCCAACGCTGTCAGAATCGCTATGAATAGAATAGAGCTTAGAAGATTCGCTGCAGAGAAGCTTGGTCTCCCAACAACCAAATACGCATTTGCCGAAAGCCCTGACGAAGCTGTTGAGGCCTGTGACAAGGTTGGCTATCCATGTCTGCTAAAACCCGAGATGAGTAGTAGTGGCCATGGACATGTAAAGATCTCTGAGCCCAATCCAAAGCTTGTTAGAGAAGCTTATGAATATGCTGTAAGGCATTCTAGAGGCAAGAGCAGAAGGGTTATAGCCGAAGAGTTTGTCCAGCTAGAAACAGAGTTCACTATTCTTGCATACAGATTCGTTGGAGACAACGGAGTTGTTACAGAGTCTTGTGAACCTGTTGAGCATTGGAGATACGGGAAATACCATTATATAGAGTCTTGGCAACCATCACAAAAGCCTGTAAATGTCCTTGACAAGGCTAGGGAAATAGGCATTAGAGTAGCAGAAGGTCTGGGAGGACTAGGGATATTTGGCGTCGAAGTTTTCCTGACAAAAGACGGCAGAATATTATTTAGTGAAGTGGCTCCAAGACCCCACGACACCGGTATGGTCACCATGGCTAGTCAAGAGCTTAGTGAGTTTGCGATCCATGTTAGAGCCGTCCTAGGGCTTCCAGTGCCGAGACCAAGGATATTAATCCCTGCCGCATCAATTGCCATATATGCTGAGACCGACAATATGTGGGCTCCGAGGATAGCAGGGGTCTACGAGGCTATGAAGATAGAGGGTGTTGATGTGAGGTTATTTGGGAAACCGTTTACATATAGAGATAGAAGAATGGCTGTGATCCTCGCGAGAGGAAGAAGCGTTGAAGAGGCCCTGGAAAAGGCAAGAAAAGCAGCATCTTATATAGCTATTGTATAG
- the purM gene encoding phosphoribosylformylglycinamidine cyclo-ligase, which translates to MSSWTYSMAGVDLDKHKSMHRFVLSLIESLNKELGFEVSGIGGYTTSIKYSGLSLSLHVDGVGTKTIVLQKLGKLRVAGWDCVAMNVNDVVCDGAKPLAVVDYIAMPKADEEMFKDIVEGVVDAARVTRIAVLGGETAILPDLANGIDVVCTVLAVRDSGFSNSARIGDVVIGVSSWGLHANGYSLVRRVLESRNIGYSSTIDGINLADELAKPVAIYSNLVRDLIDQRLVTSAAHITGGAFTKLKRVTPPNANMVLDMPKPPKIFEAIMELGNISVDEMYRVFNMGVGLILTASKENIHDIESIIKSHNFEFYELGRVVDGSGKVVLNTVYGKTIVF; encoded by the coding sequence ATGTCCTCATGGACGTATAGCATGGCTGGTGTAGACCTAGATAAGCACAAGTCTATGCACAGATTTGTTCTCTCATTGATAGAGTCTCTCAATAAGGAGCTAGGGTTTGAGGTTAGTGGGATAGGGGGATACACAACATCAATCAAATACAGTGGGCTAAGCCTTTCTCTGCATGTTGATGGCGTTGGGACAAAAACTATTGTTTTGCAGAAACTGGGTAAGCTAAGGGTCGCCGGATGGGACTGTGTTGCTATGAATGTAAATGATGTTGTGTGCGACGGGGCCAAGCCCCTCGCAGTTGTAGATTATATCGCCATGCCAAAAGCAGATGAAGAGATGTTCAAAGATATTGTTGAGGGTGTTGTAGATGCTGCAAGAGTTACAAGAATAGCTGTTCTCGGTGGTGAAACAGCGATTCTACCAGACCTTGCAAACGGCATTGATGTTGTGTGTACAGTGCTTGCGGTAAGGGACAGTGGCTTCAGCAACAGTGCGCGTATAGGCGATGTTGTTATAGGTGTTTCGAGCTGGGGGCTTCACGCAAATGGCTATAGCCTTGTGAGAAGAGTTTTGGAAAGTAGAAACATAGGCTATAGCTCCACTATAGACGGTATCAACCTAGCTGATGAACTCGCCAAGCCTGTGGCCATATACTCTAATCTGGTTCGAGATCTAATAGACCAGAGGCTTGTAACAAGCGCTGCACACATAACTGGAGGAGCCTTCACAAAGCTGAAGAGGGTTACACCACCAAATGCAAACATGGTGCTCGACATGCCGAAACCGCCAAAAATATTCGAAGCCATTATGGAGCTAGGCAACATATCCGTCGATGAAATGTATAGGGTGTTTAACATGGGTGTGGGACTCATCTTAACAGCATCTAAAGAGAATATTCATGATATTGAAAGCATCATTAAATCACACAACTTTGAATTCTATGAGCTTGGTCGTGTTGTTGACGGAAGCGGCAAGGTGGTTTTGAATACAGTCTATGGAAAAACAATAGTATTTTAA
- a CDS encoding methyltransferase, translated as MIRAFVIALFLKALHKLLWRKKSIKGYVIQGVFIPFYFVSSNAVATTAKALNNVSSIKSFCEVGGGSGYIAIELLKEFENLYAVVIDIDENATKISKINAKKIGVFSRLDIVQCPSGHCLRKKSYDLALSNPPYLPCPTSLSVQLCSGIDENVYIDIVSQLVRVSKRFVMVSSSNLAKAWRAVSNIFKGVVTFTVKTPFDEVKVMLIDIDMKNMQDA; from the coding sequence TTGATAAGAGCCTTCGTCATAGCCTTGTTTTTGAAGGCTCTCCACAAGCTTCTATGGAGAAAGAAGAGTATCAAGGGGTATGTGATTCAAGGAGTCTTCATACCCTTCTACTTTGTCTCATCAAACGCTGTTGCAACAACAGCTAAAGCTCTCAACAATGTGTCTAGCATAAAGAGTTTCTGCGAAGTTGGTGGCGGGTCTGGATACATAGCCATAGAGCTCCTTAAAGAATTTGAAAACCTGTATGCGGTGGTCATAGACATTGACGAGAATGCTACTAAGATCTCTAAAATAAATGCTAAGAAAATTGGTGTTTTCAGCAGATTGGATATAGTCCAATGCCCCTCTGGCCATTGTCTAAGGAAAAAATCATATGATTTAGCTTTATCCAACCCCCCATATTTGCCGTGTCCAACATCACTATCGGTTCAGCTATGTAGCGGTATTGATGAGAATGTGTATATAGATATTGTGTCTCAGCTGGTTAGAGTATCAAAGAGGTTTGTCATGGTGTCGTCATCTAATCTTGCAAAAGCGTGGAGAGCTGTTTCCAATATATTCAAAGGTGTTGTAACATTTACTGTGAAAACTCCTTTTGACGAGGTGAAGGTCATGCTAATAGATATTGATATGAAAAACATGCAAGACGCGTAA
- a CDS encoding YjbQ family protein — MYSKVVEVKTYGPMVLHNITNIVTDCIKESGVKNGLIWISVEGATPAIAILEVGKEKAFLNFITRLIPFEGWRHGNAYAHLISTVLSTNAVIPVENEAIMLRDDERIYLLETRSVYNHVRRIAVEIHGI; from the coding sequence GTGTATTCAAAAGTAGTTGAAGTCAAAACCTATGGACCGATGGTGCTACACAACATTACTAATATTGTAACAGACTGTATTAAAGAAAGCGGCGTCAAAAACGGTTTGATATGGATCTCAGTTGAAGGGGCAACACCAGCCATTGCAATCCTTGAGGTTGGCAAGGAAAAGGCGTTCTTGAATTTCATAACAAGGCTAATACCATTTGAAGGTTGGAGACACGGAAATGCATATGCACATCTAATCTCAACAGTTCTATCGACAAATGCTGTTATCCCAGTTGAAAACGAGGCTATTATGCTGCGTGACGATGAGAGGATATATTTGCTGGAGACGAGATCTGTTTACAACCATGTGAGGAGAATAGCTGTGGAAATTCATGGTATCTAA
- a CDS encoding YjbQ family protein, with protein sequence MDLKVYRLTFESKGYEAQDITAHIANVIRESGLVNGIAVLYTNERGCSVTEIEYEPELLADLEELLHKVGCVDKLLCNVIIGKNVFVPVVKGSMFLGQFKRIVFVDISRIEGSKSVVLVLEGVFKSS encoded by the coding sequence GTGGATTTGAAGGTGTATAGACTAACGTTTGAGAGCAAAGGCTACGAGGCACAGGATATAACAGCACATATAGCTAATGTTATTAGGGAGAGTGGTCTTGTGAATGGAATAGCAGTTCTATATACCAATGAGAGGGGCTGTAGCGTTACCGAAATAGAGTATGAGCCTGAGCTACTCGCAGACCTCGAAGAGCTTCTCCACAAGGTTGGATGTGTAGACAAGCTGCTTTGCAATGTAATAATAGGGAAAAACGTCTTTGTACCTGTTGTAAAAGGATCCATGTTTCTAGGCCAGTTCAAGAGAATAGTATTTGTAGATATATCCAGAATCGAGGGAAGCAAGTCTGTGGTGCTTGTCCTTGAAGGTGTATTCAAAAGTAGTTGA
- a CDS encoding ACT domain-containing protein — protein MLHSDLDRASDESLAVITVIGADKPGIVAGITSVLAKYNVNIVDISQTVVRGIFSMIMIVDLSTGRIDLPKLREELIAKGRDLGVEVSVNHIAVFRAMQRV, from the coding sequence ATGTTGCATAGCGATCTTGATAGAGCTTCAGATGAGAGCTTAGCCGTCATAACTGTTATTGGTGCTGACAAACCTGGTATTGTAGCTGGCATAACATCTGTTCTAGCAAAATACAATGTGAATATTGTTGACATTTCCCAGACAGTTGTTAGAGGAATTTTCAGCATGATAATGATCGTCGATTTGTCTACAGGTAGAATCGACTTGCCTAAGCTTAGAGAAGAGCTTATTGCAAAGGGTAGGGATCTCGGTGTTGAGGTGAGCGTTAATCATATTGCTGTTTTCAGGGCTATGCAGAGGGTGTAG
- a CDS encoding PFL family protein, producing the protein MPRIFAPEEIGEVVEMLLFQDLDIRSVTLGLSIQDCISHSVADSIGCIERKVGVYGEKLVKAVDKVANKYGVKIVTKRIALTPISIVLEAIAKNSIDKAVEAGIEIAKAIDRIATSIGIDYVGGYSAFVHKGFTHGDIAVIESFPDALASTQTIASMINAASTYTGINVDAVNTVSRKIVDLAHKTPKGIGCTRFAVMANAPEDNPFVPGAYHGLGEPETVVNVAVSGPGVIEAVIKRLGEKADMRTLHDYVKRAAFKITRLGELIGREVAKEIGAQFGIVDLSVAPSPKIGDSVARILEAMGLEVAGAPGSIAALYILVDAVKKGGAMATSSIGGLSGAFIPVSEDWGMTRAAMLGAITIDRLEAMMAVCNTGIDMVAIPGDTPPETIAALILDVMAVGIALDKALGVRIIPVPNAKPGDVVDFGGLLGSTVVMNVPRYNTKKFVERGGLIPPSIKRLDKG; encoded by the coding sequence TTGCCAAGGATATTCGCTCCTGAGGAAATTGGAGAAGTTGTTGAGATGCTACTTTTTCAAGATCTGGACATAAGGTCTGTAACACTTGGTTTAAGCATCCAGGATTGTATATCGCATAGCGTAGCAGACTCCATTGGCTGTATAGAGAGAAAGGTTGGTGTATATGGCGAGAAGCTGGTTAAAGCTGTTGACAAAGTTGCCAACAAATATGGTGTAAAGATAGTTACCAAGAGAATTGCGTTGACACCGATATCAATTGTTCTAGAGGCTATAGCTAAGAACAGTATCGACAAGGCTGTTGAGGCTGGAATAGAGATCGCTAAAGCAATTGATAGGATTGCCACGAGCATTGGAATAGACTATGTTGGTGGGTACTCAGCCTTTGTACACAAAGGCTTTACACATGGAGATATAGCTGTAATAGAGTCGTTTCCAGATGCACTAGCATCGACACAGACAATAGCATCCATGATTAACGCAGCATCAACATACACTGGGATAAACGTCGATGCGGTTAACACAGTCTCTAGAAAAATTGTTGACCTTGCCCACAAGACTCCGAAGGGAATTGGATGCACAAGATTCGCTGTTATGGCTAATGCCCCAGAGGACAACCCATTCGTACCAGGGGCTTACCACGGTCTCGGAGAGCCGGAAACAGTTGTCAATGTTGCTGTTAGCGGCCCTGGGGTGATAGAGGCTGTCATTAAGAGGCTTGGAGAAAAAGCTGATATGAGAACATTGCACGACTATGTGAAGAGGGCAGCATTCAAGATAACTAGGCTGGGTGAGCTTATCGGGAGAGAGGTTGCTAAGGAGATAGGCGCGCAGTTTGGTATTGTCGACCTCTCTGTCGCTCCATCGCCAAAGATAGGGGATAGCGTTGCAAGAATATTGGAGGCGATGGGCTTGGAGGTTGCCGGAGCCCCTGGCAGCATAGCAGCTCTCTATATATTGGTTGACGCGGTTAAGAAGGGTGGTGCAATGGCGACTTCGAGTATAGGGGGGTTGAGTGGGGCATTTATACCAGTTAGCGAGGACTGGGGGATGACTAGAGCGGCTATGCTAGGGGCTATAACGATAGATAGGCTAGAGGCCATGATGGCTGTCTGCAACACCGGAATAGACATGGTTGCAATTCCAGGTGATACACCGCCAGAAACAATAGCTGCTCTAATACTAGATGTTATGGCTGTTGGGATAGCACTCGACAAAGCACTTGGAGTTAGAATAATACCTGTACCAAATGCAAAACCAGGTGATGTGGTTGACTTTGGGGGGCTGCTAGGATCAACCGTAGTCATGAATGTGCCTAGATACAATACAAAAAAGTTTGTTGAAAGAGGGGGTCTAATACCCCCATCGATAAAGAGGCTTGACAAAGGCTAG
- a CDS encoding SLC13 family permease — translation MNYENLAGLIIVILLIASLIARSRRPQTPVWSIMAFLSFITILFRLVKPDELDNVIDLDVILFLIGMFSIVGLAEASGVLEAISTWFIGRFKSRYAVIYASSILFGLLAAIAMNDTVAFMGPPIAYTIARAIDVDPKAMFLLLAFSLTIGSVTTPIGNPQNVLIAERSGLEAPFIRFVNYLIIPTIINLLVTPYIIIKFFRIENKRTQLALVPHEAIKDRREALLGVIGLLSSIAALIVNDVLQIMGLPYISKRGFIPFIIAAALYIMSRNPRRVLSNVDWGTIIFFITMFITMEGVWRSGVLNPLLNIFIPRKLSGIMDVISITAASIVVSQVISNVPFTKLVIDYMKSLGYASIDQLSWITLAMASTIAGNLTLLGAASNIIIIEYLESKMNTSISFTEFLRIGVIVTAVNTLIYLALLWVPAIALH, via the coding sequence ATGAACTACGAGAATCTGGCTGGGTTGATAATAGTCATACTGCTTATAGCATCGCTCATAGCTAGAAGCCGCAGGCCCCAGACACCTGTGTGGAGCATAATGGCCTTTCTATCGTTTATAACAATTCTCTTCAGATTGGTTAAACCAGATGAGCTAGACAATGTTATCGACCTTGACGTAATACTGTTTTTAATTGGCATGTTCTCAATAGTTGGATTGGCCGAGGCATCGGGGGTTCTAGAAGCCATCTCCACATGGTTTATTGGTCGCTTCAAAAGCAGGTATGCGGTGATATATGCCTCATCTATATTGTTTGGCCTTCTAGCAGCTATAGCAATGAACGATACTGTAGCGTTCATGGGACCCCCAATAGCATACACTATTGCAAGAGCTATTGACGTCGATCCAAAGGCTATGTTCCTCCTACTCGCATTCTCGCTTACAATAGGCTCTGTTACAACACCCATTGGAAATCCGCAAAACGTTTTGATAGCTGAGAGATCTGGTCTAGAGGCCCCCTTCATAAGATTTGTGAATTATCTGATTATACCAACCATCATAAACCTCTTGGTAACGCCATACATAATCATAAAGTTTTTTAGGATAGAGAATAAGAGGACTCAACTTGCCTTAGTACCCCATGAGGCCATAAAGGATAGGAGAGAAGCGCTACTGGGGGTCATAGGGTTGCTATCCTCTATAGCAGCTCTTATAGTCAATGATGTTCTGCAGATAATGGGTCTGCCCTACATATCGAAGAGAGGGTTCATACCATTTATAATAGCGGCTGCTCTATACATAATGTCTAGGAATCCGAGAAGGGTTCTATCGAATGTTGATTGGGGAACAATAATATTCTTCATAACGATGTTTATAACTATGGAGGGGGTTTGGAGAAGTGGTGTTCTAAACCCACTTCTAAACATATTCATACCGAGGAAGCTCAGCGGCATAATGGATGTAATTTCTATAACAGCCGCATCTATAGTTGTAAGCCAGGTCATAAGCAACGTGCCTTTCACAAAACTGGTCATAGACTATATGAAAAGCCTTGGATATGCAAGCATCGATCAACTATCTTGGATAACACTGGCAATGGCATCTACAATAGCTGGGAACCTAACGCTTCTTGGCGCAGCATCGAATATAATAATAATTGAGTATCTAGAGTCAAAGATGAACACATCAATATCGTTTACAGAGTTTCTCAGGATAGGGGTTATCGTAACAGCTGTAAACACCTTGATATACCTCGCCCTACTGTGGGTACCAGCTATAGCCCTGCATTGA
- a CDS encoding glycogen/starch/alpha-glucan phosphorylase, with protein sequence MSSVRRDAYAISITPDLALESGYTYAGGLGVLEGDKFYAAGKMGIRYVVLTLLYKNGYVDYEFDPDGTPKPKPQPQPQEFLIMLKPGDKFTIKLRNNDVTVEALEYTYGTAKTVFFNVVNPPWASKIVDRIYIEDSTEEKFYKYTLLAKAAAEYIRRNIGLEDIAYIDLQEAYTALLPLQLRIPGKYRMVIHTAGIWGHPSFPRDMLSLEYEYRFIESEVYLTEIGLAVAEQAFAVSAKHYDVLLKIFPHFSDKLSYITNGVNIDRWMHEELKKLYSATTISLDALVKIKEKIKSNFEAFLQQYKKDVTIDDKFVVIWARRITEYKRPWMAIKLVRELKDMPILFVLGGKAHPYDYVGLEYMKLFKKLHNELPNVVYIHDYDIQKARTVLSSGDLLLFTPFSGLEACGTSFMKAAINAVPTLASRDGGALEFIVDNVNGWLFGEDLREPIDVYSVKAGEINEKEYAELKALLIKIFNLYKDNPERYYSISFSAFRSFVTRASMQRVLKEYYPDLVKAPII encoded by the coding sequence TTGAGTAGTGTAAGAAGAGATGCTTATGCGATTAGCATAACACCTGATCTAGCGCTAGAATCAGGTTACACATATGCGGGTGGTCTAGGGGTTTTAGAGGGAGACAAGTTTTATGCTGCTGGAAAAATGGGGATAAGATATGTTGTTCTAACGCTTCTCTATAAGAATGGTTATGTGGACTACGAATTCGACCCTGATGGCACTCCAAAGCCAAAGCCCCAGCCACAGCCCCAAGAATTTCTCATCATGCTAAAACCTGGCGACAAGTTTACGATAAAATTGAGAAACAATGATGTAACTGTAGAGGCCCTAGAGTACACATATGGAACTGCAAAAACAGTTTTCTTCAATGTTGTCAATCCTCCTTGGGCCAGTAAAATAGTTGATAGGATATACATTGAAGACTCTACAGAAGAAAAGTTCTACAAATACACATTATTAGCAAAGGCCGCGGCAGAGTACATCAGAAGAAACATTGGATTGGAGGACATAGCATATATAGATCTTCAAGAAGCGTACACAGCTTTGCTACCCCTCCAGCTTAGAATCCCTGGAAAATATAGAATGGTTATACACACTGCTGGTATATGGGGACACCCATCGTTTCCAAGAGATATGCTCTCACTAGAATACGAATATAGATTCATAGAGTCAGAGGTATACTTAACTGAAATAGGTCTTGCCGTCGCGGAACAGGCATTTGCAGTATCAGCTAAGCACTATGATGTGCTTCTTAAAATATTTCCACACTTTAGTGACAAGCTTAGCTATATAACGAATGGTGTAAACATTGATAGGTGGATGCATGAAGAGCTTAAGAAACTCTACTCTGCAACAACAATAAGTCTAGACGCGCTTGTAAAAATTAAAGAAAAGATTAAGAGCAACTTCGAGGCATTTCTCCAGCAATATAAAAAAGATGTAACAATAGACGACAAATTTGTTGTTATTTGGGCTAGGAGGATAACAGAATACAAAAGACCTTGGATGGCTATAAAACTTGTCAGAGAACTCAAAGATATGCCAATACTCTTCGTACTTGGGGGAAAAGCCCATCCCTATGATTATGTAGGACTTGAATACATGAAACTGTTTAAGAAGCTACACAACGAACTACCAAATGTTGTATACATACACGACTACGACATACAGAAGGCAAGAACAGTTCTATCATCTGGAGATCTACTGTTGTTTACGCCGTTCTCAGGACTTGAGGCATGTGGCACAAGCTTTATGAAAGCAGCCATAAACGCTGTTCCAACCCTTGCCTCAAGAGATGGTGGAGCACTGGAATTTATCGTTGATAATGTTAATGGATGGCTTTTTGGTGAAGATTTGAGAGAACCTATAGATGTTTATAGTGTTAAAGCTGGCGAAATAAATGAGAAAGAATATGCAGAGTTAAAGGCATTGCTTATAAAGATATTCAATCTATACAAAGATAATCCAGAACGATATTACAGCATCTCTTTCTCGGCGTTTAGATCATTTGTAACTAGAGCAAGTATGCAAAGGGTGTTAAAAGAATATTACCCAGATCTTGTAAAAGCACCTATAATCTAA
- the larA gene encoding nickel-dependent lactate racemase gives MKVFFPYGRKYIEIDLPHKTHVLYSKAPRGLNEEEVRRIIRNRLENPVDSSPLRVLALRSRLVTILITDKTRATPNRLLLEQILKVLDEVGIRRDSINIIVATGLHKPHRRDEIIELVGEVIAKEFNVYSHNSDDEEHMVYLGKTVYGTDVLVNKDVVESDLTIGIGLIEPHFFAGYSGGRKLILPGVSATKTVYQNHGYKMLSHPKADYGYLDGNPVHEDMIDAAKRVRSYKFIVHVLLDKEKRVFDVVAGDPFKAHEYGVKELDKYVKIEAPFEADLTIVTNGGYPLDRDLYQAVKGMVTASRVTKRGGVIIMLSECVDGVGHEHFRDLASVSKDPQKILEYIERNEPLRDQWEVQKLVQVLLKNKVIVVTRNISHSVLEEMNLIPSSAPEEAMEIACRLTPCEKIIAIPEGPYIIPFVEQAQ, from the coding sequence ATGAAAGTGTTTTTTCCGTATGGTAGAAAATATATAGAGATTGACTTACCGCATAAAACACATGTTTTATATTCCAAAGCTCCTAGAGGTTTGAATGAAGAAGAGGTAAGGAGGATAATTAGAAATAGATTAGAGAATCCTGTAGATTCTTCACCACTTAGAGTTCTAGCATTAAGGTCTAGGCTGGTAACAATATTGATAACAGATAAGACTAGGGCAACGCCAAATAGGTTATTGCTAGAACAGATTCTAAAGGTTTTGGATGAGGTGGGGATTAGAAGGGATAGCATTAATATAATTGTTGCTACAGGCCTTCATAAACCACATAGAAGAGATGAGATAATAGAGTTGGTTGGCGAGGTTATTGCAAAGGAGTTCAATGTATATAGTCACAATTCCGATGATGAAGAACATATGGTTTACCTTGGAAAAACTGTTTATGGAACTGATGTGCTGGTTAATAAAGATGTTGTTGAATCAGATTTAACTATTGGTATAGGTCTTATAGAGCCCCACTTCTTTGCTGGGTATAGTGGTGGTAGGAAACTTATTTTACCTGGTGTCTCAGCAACAAAAACTGTTTATCAAAATCATGGATATAAGATGTTGAGCCACCCGAAAGCAGATTATGGATATTTAGATGGGAATCCGGTTCACGAAGATATGATTGATGCTGCAAAACGTGTTAGAAGCTATAAGTTTATTGTTCACGTCCTTCTAGATAAAGAAAAGAGGGTATTTGATGTTGTTGCAGGAGATCCATTTAAAGCGCATGAATACGGTGTTAAAGAACTTGATAAATATGTTAAAATTGAAGCTCCATTTGAAGCAGATTTAACTATAGTTACAAATGGTGGTTATCCTCTAGATAGAGATCTATACCAAGCTGTAAAGGGTATGGTGACAGCATCTAGAGTCACAAAAAGAGGAGGCGTTATAATAATGTTATCAGAATGTGTAGATGGTGTTGGTCATGAACATTTCAGGGACTTAGCTTCTGTAAGTAAAGATCCACAAAAGATTTTAGAATATATAGAGAGGAACGAGCCTTTAAGAGATCAGTGGGAGGTTCAGAAACTAGTACAAGTTCTTCTAAAGAATAAAGTTATTGTTGTAACAAGAAACATTAGTCATAGTGTATTAGAAGAAATGAATCTTATACCATCATCAGCACCTGAAGAGGCTATGGAAATTGCATGTAGATTAACTCCATGTGAGAAGATAATTGCTATTCCAGAAGGTCCCTACATAATCCCATTTGTAGAACAGGCACAGTAA